The proteins below come from a single Deltaproteobacteria bacterium genomic window:
- a CDS encoding RNA polymerase sigma factor RpoD, translating to MVKARQTLIDLGRKKGFLTYDELNEHMPASVTSSDEIDEWLSALSEEGIDIVDSADAAKVERVKNKKAKASLTDVEEDDDGDDDDSSYSRSSDPVRMYLRKMGSVSLLTREGEVEIAKRIEEGERRVLQSVLQSPIAVEELLDIGEQLKKGRLRVKDVVKDVDEDDADFDEAWHTERVIKVIEKVRRAHREIDKLQEKLSERGLSEVKKKKLRDQIEAQRAAAFDEISTLRLQKSKVDKIVARLKAFIARIDKHESEIRGAENRAGMPAKELRKVLREMRSSPERQAELER from the coding sequence TTTCTCACCTACGACGAACTCAACGAGCACATGCCCGCCAGCGTCACCTCGTCTGACGAAATCGACGAGTGGTTGTCGGCGCTCAGCGAGGAGGGCATCGACATCGTCGACTCGGCCGACGCTGCCAAGGTCGAGCGCGTCAAGAACAAGAAGGCCAAGGCGTCGCTCACCGACGTCGAGGAGGACGACGACGGCGACGACGACGACTCGTCCTACTCGCGAAGCAGCGACCCGGTTCGGATGTATTTGCGCAAGATGGGGTCGGTCTCGCTACTCACGCGCGAAGGCGAGGTCGAGATCGCGAAGCGCATCGAGGAGGGCGAACGACGTGTGCTGCAATCGGTGCTGCAATCGCCGATCGCAGTCGAGGAGTTGCTCGATATCGGCGAACAGCTCAAGAAGGGCCGGCTCCGCGTCAAGGACGTCGTCAAGGATGTCGACGAGGACGACGCCGACTTCGACGAGGCGTGGCACACCGAGCGCGTCATCAAGGTCATTGAAAAGGTGCGGCGCGCCCATCGCGAGATCGACAAGCTTCAGGAAAAGCTGTCCGAGCGAGGGCTCAGCGAAGTCAAGAAGAAGAAGCTGCGCGACCAGATCGAGGCGCAACGCGCCGCTGCCTTCGACGAGATCTCGACGTTGAGATTGCAAAAGTCGAAGGTCGACAAGATCGTCGCGCGACTCAAGGCGTTCATCGCGCGCATCGACAAGCACGAGAGCGAAATCCGCGGCGCCGAGAACCGCGCCGGCATGCCGGCCAAGGAGCTGCGCAAGGTGCTGCGCGAGATGCGCTCGTCGCCCGAGCGCCAGGCCGAACTCGAGCGAC